In a single window of the Rhodamnia argentea isolate NSW1041297 chromosome 2, ASM2092103v1, whole genome shotgun sequence genome:
- the LOC115751651 gene encoding uncharacterized protein LOC115751651 — translation MEMQSVCLGISALKQPRLFDHRIPCRHSIYGGNMRSKDRRACVEKTPTPLMPRLGAVFKDGLSRGGAIPCANRGRGAGVLVCRAGGVEPFRGKSGSVSFSGLTHQLVEEAKLESAPFEKDKGSFLWLLAPAALISSLILPQFFLGNAVEAFLKDETLVEIATSLFFDAMFYIGLMIFLLVTDRVQRPYLQFSPKRWSLITGLRGYLSSAFFTMGFKVVIPLFTVYITWPVVGLPSLIAVAPFLIGCLAQLVFEKSLDKSGSSCWPLVPVLFEVYRLYQLTKAAHYIERLMFAMKDLPASPEVLDRSGALVATIVSFQILGLLCLWSLITFLLRLFPSRPVSENY, via the exons ATGGAAATGCAGTCGGTTTGTCTGGGGATCTCTGCCCTGAAGCAGCCCAGACTGTTCGATCACCGTATTCCATGTCGCCATTCT ATTTACGGGGGCAACATGAGGTCGAAGGACCGAAGAGCTTGTGTTGAGAAGACACCTACTC CCTTGATGCCGCGATTGGGGGCGGTTTTTAAGGATGGCTTGAGCAGGGGGGGAGCTATCCCGTGCGCGAATAGAGGGCGTGGTGCGGGTGTGCTGGTTTGTCGTGCCGGTGGGGTGGAACCTTTCAGAGGAAAGTCGGGTTCCGTGTCATTCTCTGGGTTGACTCATCAGCTAGTTGAAGAAGCGAAATTGGAATCTGCTCCTTTTGAGAAGGACAAGGGGTCGTTTTTATGGTTGTTGGCTCCCGCCGCTTTGATTTCATCGTTGATTCTTCCGCAGTTCTTTCTTGGAAATGCAGTCGAGGCTTTCTTGAAGGATGAGACTCTCGTAG AAATCGCAACTTCTTTGTTCTTCGATGCTATGTTTTACATCGGTCTTATGATCTTTCTGCTTGTAACTGATCGCGTTCAAAGACCATATCTACAGTTTAGTCCAAAGAGATGGAGTCTCATTACAGGACTTAGAGGATACTTAAGTTCTGCTTTCTTCACAATGGGTTTCAAGGTGGTTATCCCGCTATTCACTGTGTACATCACTTGGCCTGTAGTTGGTCTGCCATCCCTTATTGCAGTAGCTCCTTTTCTCATTGGATGCCTTGCTCAACTTGTTTTCGAGAAGAGTCTTGACAAGAGTGGGTCATCATGTTGGCCCCTGGTCCCTGTACTTTTTGAG GTGTATAGACTTTATCAGCTGACTAAAGCTGCTCATTACATTGAGCGGCTAATGTTTGCAATGAAAGATCTTCCTGCATCTCCAGAAGTGCTTGACAGAAGTGGTGCCCTGGTTGCCACAATTGTGAGTTTCCAAATCCTTGGTTTGTTGTGCCTTTGGTCCCTGATTACATTTCTCCTGAGGCTCTTTCCTTCTAGACCTGTATCAGAGAACTATTAG